In bacterium, the following are encoded in one genomic region:
- a CDS encoding toll/interleukin-1 receptor domain-containing protein, with translation MSQTFEISHYLTEIKVGPYLEAEPFTLDQNTQILELAGGSTTYKGKEKRLVFTETEGRLRREVRFAEDNRCKTPFEIRYATREDGALVASHNIPNKTDDKTLSGFLVGARRYKLKFTPPNKKPWPFLRLDIYKGFDVGNRNAHFHLDDPLAEDLDFKRNYRRMTYVLDLSGFRQANPPFRQRQGKQPRLWLSPKPPPGEVHECLHRAAYILKHPREYADGLVGPDADSRPDEWIWTWKLRDVTGGFVDMIWEDFLIAPYDVFVSHASEDKPVVRELVAKLEAAGLKAWYDDHELKIGDDLTQILYRGVKFSRTGVVVLSPSFFAKTWTVKELEWISSLQGAAKTVLPVHHEISVDEVARQSQELAKLKGATTRDGLDPVVQGIVDVIDQLPGTAQG, from the coding sequence ATGAGTCAGACCTTCGAGATCTCGCACTACCTGACCGAGATCAAGGTCGGTCCGTATCTAGAGGCCGAACCGTTCACGCTCGACCAGAACACCCAGATCCTCGAGCTAGCCGGCGGTAGCACCACTTACAAGGGTAAGGAGAAACGGCTCGTCTTCACCGAGACCGAGGGCCGACTCCGCCGCGAGGTGCGGTTCGCGGAGGACAACCGCTGCAAGACCCCGTTCGAAATCCGCTACGCGACCCGCGAAGACGGCGCCTTGGTCGCGAGCCACAACATCCCAAACAAGACCGACGACAAGACGCTCTCCGGCTTCCTGGTCGGCGCCAGGAGGTACAAGCTAAAGTTCACGCCGCCGAACAAGAAGCCTTGGCCCTTCCTCCGGCTCGACATCTACAAAGGCTTCGACGTGGGCAACCGGAACGCTCACTTCCACCTGGACGACCCCCTTGCGGAGGACCTCGATTTCAAGCGGAACTATCGCCGGATGACCTACGTCCTGGATCTCTCGGGCTTCCGCCAGGCGAATCCGCCCTTCCGGCAGCGGCAGGGCAAGCAGCCGCGCCTGTGGCTCTCCCCCAAGCCTCCGCCCGGTGAGGTTCACGAGTGCCTGCACCGTGCCGCCTACATCCTCAAGCACCCCCGCGAGTACGCCGACGGCCTAGTCGGGCCCGACGCCGATTCTCGGCCGGACGAGTGGATCTGGACCTGGAAGCTGCGGGACGTCACCGGCGGCTTTGTGGACATGATCTGGGAGGACTTCCTGATCGCGCCGTACGACGTTTTCGTTTCCCACGCCAGCGAAGACAAACCGGTCGTCCGTGAGCTGGTGGCGAAGCTCGAGGCGGCCGGCCTCAAGGCCTGGTACGACGATCACGAGCTCAAGATCGGCGACGATCTGACGCAGATCCTCTACCGGGGTGTCAAGTTTTCGCGCACCGGAGTCGTCGTACTCAGCCCCAGCTTCTTCGCCAAGACGTGGACCGTCAAGGAGCTGGAGTGGATCTCCTCACTGCAGGGCGCGGCGAAGACGGTCCTGCCGGTCCACCACGAGATCTCCGTCGACGAGGTGGCGCGCCAAAGCCAGGAGCTGGCCAAGCTCAAAGGCGCCACCACCAGGGACGGGCTCGATCCGGTGGTGCAGGGGATTGTCGACGTGATCGACCAACTGCCGGGCACGGCGCAGGGCTGA
- a CDS encoding helix-turn-helix transcriptional regulator, whose amino-acid sequence MGYSQRELARHLRVDPTSIRDWERGRSVRFFRCRRLVKDLLDELGIAIENTVALS is encoded by the coding sequence CTGGGCTACTCACAGAGGGAACTGGCACGGCATCTACGGGTCGACCCCACCTCGATTCGAGACTGGGAGAGAGGCCGGAGCGTTCGGTTCTTCCGGTGTCGAAGACTCGTGAAGGACCTTCTCGACGAACTCGGTATTGCGATCGAGAACACGGTTGCGTTGAGTTAG